The following coding sequences are from one Triticum dicoccoides isolate Atlit2015 ecotype Zavitan chromosome 4A, WEW_v2.0, whole genome shotgun sequence window:
- the LOC119289730 gene encoding uncharacterized protein LOC119289730, producing MYDLSIDKRARLHQTAFTYILPDLFLTGLYRDIIYRGYRIYMEIIDHCSHITDMQQKMFLKCYSEKSKQKGSSTLLGNIEKLKILFARRLPGESDPILRPALELQVVYGPRQKPSCYIAPVPWSQASKHVNYGKTETLNVVHMHQALPRNPCEK from the exons ATGTATGACCTCAGTATTGATAAGAGAGCCCGCCTGCATCAAACTGCTTTCACTTATATTCTGCCGGATTTGTTCCTCACAGGATTGTACAGGGATATTATTTACAGGGGATACCGTATATACATGGAGATTATCGACCACTGTTCACATATAACAGATATGCAACAGAAGATGTTCCTCAAGTGCTACTCCGAAAAGTCCAAGCAAAAAGGATCTTCCACTTTGCTCGGTAATATCGAGAAGCTCAAAATATTATTTGCCCGTCGT CTGCCAGGTGAATCGGACCCAATCCTCCGCCCCGCCCTTGAGCTTCAGGTTGTATACGGTCCCCGTCAGAAGCCCAGTTGCTATATTGCTCCCGTACCATGGTCTCAGGCTAGCAAGCATGTCAACTACGGCAAG ACCGAAACTCTGAATGTAGTACACATGCATCAAGCCTTGCCAAGGAACCCCTGTGAAAAGTGA